The following proteins are encoded in a genomic region of Actinomadura sp. NAK00032:
- a CDS encoding aromatic acid exporter family protein: protein MPTGGLRSRLLPFAGRRYWAERARLTAKAVVAAVVAWLIAKYPVGHPQPYFAPLAALLGVYPSVVRSVRESVAYAAGFVIGAGLAIPVGLLLGPTTLGIAAVLVLAMMASGWRRLGDQSSQVAFTALFALLLGGHEVVGYTLPRLGDVALGLAVGLIVNATLFPPLYLRRAEYAVREVRDALADGLDALAGEVAEDEGGRARWDERETRLSRVQEEARFSLEQGEETLRANPRAKLRGYPLRWQGHRDRWPAPRELNTLDHTAAYARSISGTLRQLDGDGEDTAEPALGPRFRRAYADLLSGLAGIVRELPETPAGEALAATERTQLLLEEPHLGPGTDAPGLWDPQKELLRLSRLLLDGLRAPP, encoded by the coding sequence GTGCCGACCGGAGGACTTCGAAGCCGGCTGCTGCCCTTCGCGGGGCGCCGCTACTGGGCGGAGCGGGCCAGGCTGACGGCCAAGGCCGTCGTCGCGGCCGTCGTCGCGTGGCTGATCGCGAAGTATCCGGTCGGGCACCCGCAGCCGTACTTCGCGCCGCTGGCCGCGCTGCTCGGCGTGTACCCGTCGGTCGTCCGGTCCGTCCGGGAGAGCGTGGCGTACGCCGCCGGGTTCGTGATCGGCGCCGGGCTCGCGATCCCGGTCGGGCTGCTGCTCGGCCCCACCACGCTCGGCATCGCGGCCGTGCTCGTCCTGGCGATGATGGCCTCGGGGTGGCGGCGGCTCGGCGACCAGTCGTCCCAGGTCGCGTTCACCGCGCTGTTCGCGCTGCTGCTCGGCGGCCACGAGGTCGTCGGCTACACCCTGCCGCGCCTGGGCGACGTCGCGCTCGGGCTGGCGGTCGGGCTGATTGTGAACGCGACGCTCTTCCCGCCGCTGTACCTGCGCCGCGCCGAGTACGCGGTGCGGGAGGTGCGGGACGCGCTCGCCGACGGGCTCGACGCCCTCGCCGGGGAGGTCGCCGAGGACGAGGGCGGCCGGGCGCGCTGGGACGAGCGCGAGACGCGGCTGTCCCGGGTCCAGGAGGAGGCGCGCTTCTCGCTGGAGCAGGGCGAGGAGACGCTGCGCGCCAACCCGCGCGCGAAGCTGCGCGGCTACCCGCTGCGCTGGCAGGGCCACCGCGACCGGTGGCCGGCGCCGCGCGAGCTGAACACGCTCGACCACACCGCCGCCTACGCCCGGTCGATCTCCGGGACGCTGCGCCAGCTCGACGGGGACGGCGAGGACACGGCGGAGCCGGCGCTCGGCCCGCGGTTCCGGCGCGCCTACGCCGACCTGCTGAGCGGCCTCGCCGGGATCGTCCGCGAGCTGCCGGAGACGCCGGCGGGGGAGGCGCTCGCCGCGACCGAGCGGACGCAGCTCCTGCTGGAGGAACCGCACCTCGGGCCGGGCACGGACGCCCCCGGCCTGTGGGATCCGCAGAAGGAGCTCCTGCGGCTGAGCCGACTGCTGCTGGACGGCCTGCGCGCACCGCCCTAG
- the fusA gene encoding elongation factor G gives MTTTALALAKVRNIGIMAHIDAGKTTTAERILFFTGVSHRIGEVHDGAAALDYLKQERDRGITITSAATTCHWDGHTVNLIDTPGHVDFTIEVERCLRVLDGAVAVFDGVAGVEPQSETVWRQADRYGVPRVCFVNKLDRAGAGYHRCVDMIRERLGAVPLVVQLPIGAEAGFEGVVDLVAMRAHVWPDDRHTVVDVPSELAEDALRWRRALIETVAEHDEQAMALYLDGAEPSEEQLHAAIRRLTVASAATPVLCGSAFKNKGVQPLLDAVVRYLPSPLDVAPVSGEAPASDEAPLAALAFKVVTDRHLGRFTFVRIYSGRLESGAAVLNGAKARKERIGKIYRVHADKRVEIGAAGAGDIVAVMGLKQTATGETLCDPAHPVVLESMDFPAPVIEVAIEPRSRGEVEKLGAAVHRLSEEDPSLQVRDEDGQTVIGGMGELHLEVLVDRLKEEFHVEANVGRPRVAYRETIRRAVARVDLTHRKQTGGKGQYAKVQLALEPIEDEYEFVNRITGGRIPKEFVPSVDAGCQEALRAGAVAGYEMTGVRVVLTDGDFHPVDSSELAFKIAGSLAVREAVRRASPVLLEPVMTVEVTTPEEYLGAVIGDLNGRRGRVEGTGERGGARTVQALVPLAEMFGYVGHLRGMTSGRGVFTMRFAAHAEVPPAAAAKIIAAG, from the coding sequence ATGACAACCACCGCCCTTGCTCTCGCCAAGGTCCGCAACATCGGGATCATGGCGCACATCGACGCCGGCAAGACGACGACCGCCGAGCGGATCCTGTTCTTCACCGGCGTCTCGCACCGGATCGGCGAGGTCCACGACGGCGCCGCCGCGCTCGACTACCTGAAGCAGGAGCGCGACCGCGGCATCACGATCACCTCGGCCGCGACGACCTGCCACTGGGACGGCCACACGGTCAACCTGATCGACACGCCGGGCCACGTCGACTTCACCATCGAGGTCGAGCGGTGCCTGCGCGTGCTCGACGGGGCCGTGGCCGTGTTCGACGGCGTCGCGGGCGTCGAGCCGCAGTCGGAGACGGTGTGGCGGCAGGCCGACCGGTACGGCGTGCCGCGCGTCTGCTTCGTCAACAAGCTCGACCGCGCGGGCGCGGGCTACCACCGGTGCGTCGACATGATCCGCGAACGGCTCGGGGCCGTCCCGCTGGTCGTGCAGCTGCCGATCGGGGCCGAGGCCGGGTTCGAGGGCGTCGTCGACCTCGTCGCCATGCGGGCGCACGTCTGGCCCGACGACCGGCACACGGTCGTGGACGTCCCGTCCGAGCTGGCCGAGGACGCGCTCCGCTGGCGGCGCGCGCTCATCGAGACGGTGGCCGAGCACGACGAGCAGGCCATGGCGCTGTACCTCGACGGCGCCGAGCCGTCCGAGGAGCAGCTCCACGCGGCGATCCGCCGGCTGACGGTCGCGTCGGCCGCGACGCCGGTGCTGTGCGGCAGCGCGTTCAAGAACAAGGGCGTCCAGCCCCTCCTGGACGCGGTCGTGCGGTACCTGCCGTCGCCGCTGGACGTCGCGCCGGTCTCCGGCGAGGCGCCGGCCTCGGACGAGGCGCCGCTGGCCGCGCTCGCGTTCAAGGTCGTGACCGACCGGCACCTGGGCCGGTTCACCTTCGTCCGGATCTACTCCGGGCGCCTGGAGTCGGGGGCCGCGGTGCTGAACGGCGCCAAGGCCCGCAAGGAGCGGATCGGCAAGATCTACCGCGTCCACGCGGACAAGCGGGTGGAGATCGGCGCGGCGGGCGCGGGCGACATCGTCGCCGTCATGGGCCTCAAGCAGACCGCCACCGGCGAGACGCTGTGCGACCCCGCGCATCCGGTGGTCCTGGAGTCCATGGACTTCCCGGCCCCGGTCATCGAGGTCGCGATCGAGCCGCGCTCCCGGGGCGAGGTGGAGAAGCTGGGCGCGGCCGTCCACCGGCTGTCGGAGGAGGACCCGTCCCTCCAGGTCCGCGACGAGGACGGGCAGACCGTCATCGGCGGCATGGGGGAGCTCCATCTGGAGGTCCTCGTCGACCGCCTGAAGGAGGAGTTCCATGTCGAGGCCAACGTGGGCCGCCCCCGCGTCGCCTACCGCGAGACGATCCGCCGGGCGGTCGCGCGGGTCGACCTGACGCACCGCAAGCAGACGGGAGGCAAGGGCCAGTACGCGAAGGTGCAGCTCGCCCTCGAACCCATCGAGGACGAGTACGAGTTCGTCAACCGGATCACCGGCGGGCGGATCCCGAAGGAGTTCGTCCCGTCCGTGGACGCGGGCTGCCAGGAGGCGCTGCGCGCCGGCGCCGTCGCGGGCTACGAGATGACGGGCGTGCGGGTCGTCCTCACCGACGGCGACTTCCACCCCGTCGACTCGTCCGAGCTCGCCTTCAAGATCGCCGGTTCGCTGGCGGTCCGGGAGGCGGTCCGGCGCGCGTCCCCGGTGCTGCTGGAACCCGTGATGACCGTCGAGGTCACCACGCCCGAGGAGTACCTGGGCGCGGTCATCGGCGACCTCAACGGCCGCCGGGGCCGGGTCGAGGGGACGGGTGAGCGCGGCGGCGCCCGGACCGTCCAGGCCCTCGTCCCGCTGGCGGAGATGTTCGGCTATGTCGGGCACCTGCGCGGCATGACGTCCGGCCGCGGCGTCTTCACCATGCGGTTCGCGGCGCACGCCGAGGTCCCGCCCGCGGCCGCCGCGAAGATCATCGCGGCGGGCTGA
- a CDS encoding NAD(P)-dependent oxidoreductase, with product MAIIAVLGLGEAGGAIAGDLAAAGATVRGHDPAVPVPDGMAACRSEAEAAAGADLVLSVNSAHDAAAALRAGAGAVGGGAVWADLNTGSPGLKRELDAIARERGVRFADVAIMAPVPGRGLRTPLLVSGAGAARVADLLGPLGADVEVMDGPAGLAAERKLLRSVFFKGLAGAVVEALEAARAAGCEDWLRANIVEELTAAGEHTVDRLVSGTHKHAGRRAAEMEAAAAMLAELDVPPAMAAASRDLLRRLAS from the coding sequence ATGGCCATCATCGCCGTACTGGGGCTGGGCGAGGCGGGCGGCGCCATCGCGGGCGACCTCGCCGCGGCCGGCGCGACCGTGCGGGGCCACGACCCGGCCGTCCCCGTGCCGGACGGCATGGCGGCCTGCCGGAGCGAGGCGGAGGCCGCGGCCGGGGCCGATCTCGTGCTGAGCGTCAACAGCGCGCACGACGCCGCCGCCGCGCTCAGGGCCGGCGCCGGGGCGGTCGGCGGCGGCGCCGTCTGGGCCGACCTGAACACCGGCTCCCCCGGCCTCAAGCGGGAGCTCGACGCGATCGCGCGGGAACGCGGCGTCCGGTTCGCCGACGTGGCGATCATGGCGCCGGTGCCGGGGCGCGGACTGCGCACCCCGCTGCTGGTCAGCGGCGCGGGCGCGGCGCGGGTCGCGGACCTGCTCGGCCCGCTCGGCGCCGACGTCGAGGTGATGGACGGCCCCGCCGGGCTCGCCGCCGAGCGCAAGCTGCTGCGCAGCGTGTTCTTCAAGGGCCTCGCCGGGGCGGTCGTCGAGGCCCTCGAAGCCGCGCGGGCCGCCGGCTGCGAGGACTGGCTCCGCGCGAACATCGTCGAGGAGCTGACCGCCGCCGGCGAGCACACCGTGGACCGGCTGGTCAGCGGCACCCACAAGCACGCCGGCCGGCGCGCCGCCGAGATGGAGGCGGCGGCGGCGATGCTGGCGGAGCTGGACGTCCCGCCCGCGATGGCCGCCGCCAGCCGCGACCTGCTGCGCCGCCTGGCTAGCTGA
- a CDS encoding 4-oxalomesaconate tautomerase yields the protein MNGVRCMMMRGGTSKGAYFLAGDLPSDPAARDGLLLRIMGTPDPRQIDGIGGAHPLTSKVAIVAPSTGPDADVDYLFLQLGVEEPVVSDRQNCGNLLAGVGPFAVERGLVPAGGDRTSVRVRMVNSGSVATATFPTPGGAVDYAGGTAISGVPGTAARIDLDFAGTAGSSCGALLPTGRVRDVVDGVEVTCVDNGMPVVVAAASDLGVTGYETDLSHLRDRIQSLRLAAGGLMGLGDVAASSVPKTTLVAPPRDGGMICTRTFIPLRMHASIGVLGAVTVATALLLDGAVGRDLAAFPPPGAPLSIEHPTGRLDVAVELDGTAVRRAAVVRTARKLFDGTVFPRSCP from the coding sequence GTGAACGGCGTCCGCTGCATGATGATGCGGGGCGGGACGTCCAAGGGCGCCTACTTCCTCGCCGGGGACCTGCCGTCCGACCCGGCCGCGCGCGACGGCCTGCTGCTGCGGATCATGGGCACCCCCGACCCCCGGCAGATCGACGGGATCGGCGGCGCGCACCCGCTGACCAGCAAGGTCGCGATCGTGGCGCCGTCCACCGGCCCGGACGCCGACGTCGACTACCTGTTCCTCCAGCTCGGCGTCGAGGAGCCGGTGGTCTCCGACCGGCAGAACTGCGGCAACCTGCTCGCCGGCGTCGGCCCGTTCGCCGTCGAGCGCGGCCTCGTGCCGGCGGGCGGCGACCGGACGAGCGTCCGCGTCCGGATGGTGAACTCCGGCAGCGTCGCGACCGCGACGTTCCCGACGCCGGGCGGCGCCGTCGACTACGCCGGCGGCACCGCGATCTCCGGCGTGCCCGGCACGGCGGCGCGGATCGACCTCGACTTCGCCGGGACGGCGGGCTCGTCGTGCGGGGCGCTGCTGCCGACCGGTCGCGTCCGCGACGTGGTCGACGGCGTCGAGGTCACCTGCGTCGACAACGGGATGCCGGTCGTCGTGGCCGCCGCGTCCGACCTCGGCGTCACCGGCTACGAGACCGACCTGTCCCACCTGCGCGACCGGATCCAGTCGCTGCGGCTCGCGGCGGGCGGGCTGATGGGCCTCGGCGACGTCGCGGCGTCCTCGGTGCCGAAGACGACCCTCGTCGCGCCGCCCCGCGACGGCGGGATGATCTGCACCCGCACGTTCATCCCGCTGCGCATGCACGCCTCCATCGGCGTCCTCGGCGCCGTCACCGTCGCGACCGCACTGCTGCTGGACGGCGCGGTCGGCCGCGACCTCGCCGCGTTCCCGCCGCCGGGCGCCCCCCTGAGCATCGAGCACCCGACCGGCCGGCTGGACGTGGCGGTCGAGCTCGACGGCACGGCCGTCCGGCGCGCCGCCGTCGTCCGGACCGCGCGCAAACTCTTCGACGGAACCGTCTTCCCCCGGAGCTGCCCATGA
- a CDS encoding 4-carboxy-4-hydroxy-2-oxoadipate aldolase/oxaloacetate decarboxylase yields the protein MRTVVVTDPPRADAAAVDALAGYGVATVHEAMGRTGYLGPSIRPVHLGSRVAGTAVTVLSWPGDNLMIHVAVEQCRPGDVLVVATTSPSTDGMFGELFATALQHRGVRGLVIDAGVRDVAELHAMGFPVWSAAVSAQGTVKATPGAVNVPVTIGGQVVRPGDVLLADDDGVVRVARESAAEAVEAARAREEKEAATRAAFQRGELGLDRYGLRARLAGMGIEYVDHADYIGRGDA from the coding sequence ATGAGGACCGTCGTCGTCACGGACCCGCCGCGCGCCGACGCCGCCGCGGTGGACGCCCTCGCCGGGTACGGCGTCGCGACCGTCCACGAGGCCATGGGCCGCACCGGCTACCTCGGCCCGTCGATCCGGCCGGTGCACCTCGGGTCGCGCGTCGCCGGGACGGCGGTGACGGTGCTGTCGTGGCCGGGCGACAACCTGATGATCCATGTCGCGGTGGAGCAGTGCCGCCCCGGCGACGTGCTGGTGGTCGCCACGACCTCGCCGTCCACCGACGGCATGTTCGGCGAGCTGTTCGCGACCGCGCTCCAGCACCGGGGCGTGCGCGGGCTCGTCATCGACGCGGGCGTGCGGGACGTCGCCGAACTGCACGCGATGGGCTTCCCGGTCTGGTCGGCGGCCGTCAGCGCGCAGGGCACGGTGAAGGCCACGCCCGGCGCGGTGAACGTGCCGGTCACCATCGGCGGGCAGGTCGTCCGGCCCGGCGACGTGCTGCTCGCCGACGACGACGGGGTCGTCCGCGTCGCGCGGGAGTCCGCCGCCGAGGCGGTGGAGGCCGCGCGGGCCCGCGAGGAGAAGGAGGCCGCGACCCGCGCCGCCTTCCAGCGGGGCGAACTCGGCCTCGACCGGTACGGGCTGCGGGCCCGGCTCGCCGGGATGGGCATCGAGTACGTCGACCACGCCGACTACATCGGGCGAGGGGACGCGTGA
- a CDS encoding PIG-L deacetylase family protein yields the protein MSSSASPGPLLVISAHAGDFVWRAAGAIALAAARGDRAVVVCLSYGERGESARAWREGRRLEEIKKLRRDEAEAAAAELGAEIEFLDAGDYPLVESPELVDRLVRLYRDVEPAVVLTHTLADPYNGDHPAAARMALQARVLAQAIGYDAPGEPLGAPPVFFFEPHQPEQCDFKPDVLLDITPVFDKKRKAMECLPAQVHMWDYYTDLAKRRGVQLKRNAGPNLGLPHDTRAEAFVRLYPQTTTELA from the coding sequence ATGAGTTCTTCCGCCTCTCCCGGCCCCCTGCTCGTCATCAGCGCCCACGCGGGCGACTTCGTCTGGCGCGCCGCCGGCGCGATCGCGCTGGCCGCGGCGCGCGGCGACCGCGCCGTCGTCGTGTGCCTCAGCTACGGCGAGCGCGGCGAGTCCGCCCGCGCGTGGCGCGAGGGCAGGCGGCTGGAGGAGATCAAGAAGCTGCGGCGGGACGAGGCCGAGGCCGCCGCGGCGGAACTGGGCGCCGAGATCGAGTTCCTGGACGCCGGCGACTACCCGCTCGTCGAGTCGCCGGAGCTGGTCGACCGCCTGGTCCGCCTCTACCGGGACGTCGAGCCGGCCGTCGTGCTGACCCACACCCTCGCCGACCCCTACAACGGCGACCACCCGGCGGCGGCGCGGATGGCGCTGCAGGCGCGCGTGCTCGCGCAGGCGATCGGCTACGACGCGCCGGGCGAGCCGCTCGGGGCGCCGCCGGTGTTCTTCTTCGAGCCGCACCAGCCGGAGCAGTGCGACTTCAAGCCGGACGTGCTGCTCGACATCACCCCCGTCTTCGACAAGAAGCGCAAGGCGATGGAGTGCCTGCCCGCGCAGGTCCACATGTGGGACTACTACACCGACCTCGCCAAGCGGCGCGGCGTCCAGCTGAAGCGCAACGCCGGCCCGAACCTCGGGCTGCCGCACGACACCCGCGCCGAGGCGTTCGTCCGGCTGTACCCGCAGACCACGACGGAGCTGGCATGA
- a CDS encoding GntR family transcriptional regulator, protein MTDVVNGIREAILSGRFVPNQRLIEADLSEEFAASRAGVRAALAELAGEGLIERVQNRGARVRAVSLAEAVEISEVRMVVEGLCAAKAAARATAADAAELREIGEAMRAAVASGDVLGYSRLNERLHRRVREISGQRTAAGVLERLRAQNVRHQFRLAMHPGRPQTSLPQHLDIIEAIAAGDSGAAERAARAHLRSVIETLPDVERGAGP, encoded by the coding sequence GTGACCGACGTGGTGAACGGGATCCGCGAGGCGATCCTGAGCGGCCGGTTCGTGCCGAACCAGCGGCTGATCGAGGCGGACCTGTCCGAGGAGTTCGCCGCGAGCCGCGCCGGCGTCCGCGCGGCCCTCGCCGAGCTGGCCGGCGAGGGGCTCATCGAGCGCGTGCAGAACCGCGGCGCCCGCGTCCGCGCGGTGTCCCTCGCGGAGGCCGTCGAGATCTCCGAGGTCCGGATGGTGGTCGAGGGCCTGTGCGCCGCCAAGGCCGCCGCGCGGGCCACCGCGGCCGACGCCGCCGAGCTGCGGGAGATCGGGGAGGCGATGCGCGCCGCCGTGGCGTCCGGCGACGTGCTCGGCTACTCCCGGCTGAACGAGCGCCTGCACCGCCGCGTCCGCGAGATCAGCGGGCAGCGGACGGCGGCCGGCGTCCTGGAGCGGCTGCGGGCGCAGAACGTCCGGCACCAGTTCCGGCTGGCCATGCATCCGGGGCGGCCGCAGACCTCGCTGCCGCAGCACCTGGACATCATCGAGGCGATCGCCGCCGGCGACTCCGGCGCCGCCGAGCGCGCCGCCCGCGCCCACCTGCGCAGCGTCATCGAAACCCTCCCGGACGTCGAGCGCGGCGCCGGCCCCTGA
- a CDS encoding catechol 2,3-dioxygenase has protein sequence MSVEHEIAHVAHVELLTPEPDRSLWFFTRVMGLTEVGAEGDSVYLRTWDDYEHHTLKLTAHTTSGIRRTGLRASSREALDRRVRAIEDAGLGIGWRDGDPGLGPTYVFRDPDGHELEIYWESQWYEAPPELAPSLKNQAQAYPAMGVCVRRLDHVNFLAADVEPSTDFVRDVLGGHPTEQIRLDDGAIGARWLTFTNKSYDLVYTRDWTRSNGRLHHIAFATDTREDILRAADIFLDNGVFIETGPHKHAIQQTFFLYVYEPGGNRVELCNPCARLILAPDWKTITWTEAERAKGQAWGLKTIESFHTHGTPPVDVS, from the coding sequence ATGAGCGTTGAGCACGAGATCGCCCACGTCGCGCACGTCGAGCTGCTCACCCCCGAGCCCGACAGGAGCCTGTGGTTCTTCACCCGGGTCATGGGCCTCACCGAGGTCGGCGCCGAGGGCGACTCGGTGTACCTGCGGACCTGGGACGACTACGAGCACCACACCCTCAAGCTCACCGCGCACACCACGTCCGGCATCCGGCGGACCGGGCTGCGCGCGTCCTCCCGGGAGGCGCTCGACCGGCGCGTCCGGGCGATCGAGGACGCGGGGCTCGGCATCGGCTGGCGCGACGGCGACCCCGGCCTCGGTCCGACGTACGTCTTCCGCGATCCCGACGGGCACGAGCTGGAGATCTACTGGGAGTCGCAGTGGTACGAGGCGCCGCCCGAGCTGGCGCCGTCGCTGAAGAACCAGGCGCAGGCGTACCCGGCGATGGGCGTGTGCGTCCGCCGCCTCGACCACGTCAACTTCCTCGCCGCCGACGTCGAGCCCAGCACCGACTTCGTGCGGGACGTGCTCGGCGGGCACCCGACCGAGCAGATCCGGCTGGACGACGGCGCCATCGGCGCGCGGTGGCTGACCTTCACCAACAAGTCCTACGACCTCGTCTACACGCGGGACTGGACGCGCAGCAACGGCCGCCTGCACCACATCGCGTTCGCGACCGACACCCGCGAGGACATCCTCCGCGCCGCCGACATCTTCCTCGACAACGGCGTCTTCATCGAGACCGGGCCGCACAAGCACGCCATCCAGCAGACGTTCTTCCTCTACGTCTACGAGCCGGGCGGCAACCGCGTCGAGCTGTGCAACCCGTGCGCACGGCTCATCCTCGCGCCGGACTGGAAGACGATCACCTGGACCGAGGCCGAGCGCGCGAAGGGCCAGGCGTGGGGGCTGAAGACGATCGAGTCGTTCCACACCCACGGCACGCCGCCGGTGGACGTCAGCTAG
- a CDS encoding YncE family protein — MPSRRLRRRTALLGCAVLAATAMSGAPPAQARPAGAPAGAAALRDVMAVGNGQGGTVSFIDTATYRNLGSIDVVPDLQERLDAMNIVERIGYEAVNAAQGYRKLVDDMAVSPDGTTLYISRGVLSDAVAFDIATKKMLWRHKTEGFKADHAALSADGKQFVVSATTASKAEVIDTATGKLQTSFATGTYPHANDYSPDGTVLYNSSIGITSLPKLLNGLKGSRAVTAVDAQTFKPLRTYTFEYGIRPAVFTRDNRTMYAQLSYLNGFIEYDLAAGKTTRTVNMPFSDKAAKMKPDDYPQNSAHHGMAMNADETKLCMAGTIDDYVSIVSRPGLTADGTVHYPTDALPYWTQTSPNGHDCFVSLAEDDQISVVDYRTAKEVARIDVGRFPQRERAAKLTPAAIAALDPAKG, encoded by the coding sequence ATGCCTTCCCGACGTCTCCGAAGACGAACCGCACTGCTCGGCTGCGCCGTGCTCGCGGCGACCGCGATGTCCGGCGCGCCGCCCGCGCAGGCCCGGCCCGCCGGGGCGCCCGCCGGAGCCGCCGCGCTGCGCGACGTGATGGCCGTCGGCAACGGCCAGGGCGGCACCGTCAGCTTCATCGACACCGCGACCTACCGGAACCTCGGCTCCATCGACGTCGTCCCGGACCTGCAAGAGCGCCTGGACGCGATGAACATCGTCGAGCGGATCGGCTACGAGGCCGTCAACGCCGCGCAGGGATACCGCAAGCTCGTCGACGACATGGCCGTCTCCCCTGACGGCACGACCCTCTACATCTCACGCGGCGTGCTGTCGGACGCCGTCGCGTTCGACATCGCCACCAAGAAGATGCTGTGGCGGCACAAGACCGAGGGCTTCAAGGCCGACCACGCGGCGCTCTCGGCGGACGGGAAGCAGTTCGTCGTCTCGGCCACCACCGCGAGCAAGGCCGAGGTCATCGACACCGCCACCGGGAAGCTCCAGACCAGCTTCGCCACCGGCACCTACCCGCACGCGAACGACTACTCGCCCGACGGGACGGTCCTCTACAACTCCAGCATCGGCATCACCTCGCTGCCGAAGCTGCTGAACGGGCTGAAGGGTTCGAGGGCCGTGACGGCGGTGGACGCGCAGACGTTCAAGCCGCTGCGCACCTACACCTTCGAGTACGGGATCCGCCCTGCGGTGTTCACCCGCGACAACAGGACGATGTACGCGCAGCTGTCCTACCTCAACGGGTTCATCGAGTACGACCTGGCGGCCGGTAAGACCACCCGGACGGTGAACATGCCGTTCAGCGACAAGGCCGCGAAGATGAAGCCGGACGACTACCCGCAGAACTCCGCGCACCACGGCATGGCGATGAACGCCGACGAGACCAAGCTGTGCATGGCCGGGACGATCGACGACTACGTCTCCATCGTCTCCCGGCCCGGCCTGACCGCGGACGGGACCGTCCACTACCCCACCGACGCGCTGCCGTACTGGACGCAGACGAGCCCCAACGGCCACGACTGCTTCGTCTCGCTCGCCGAGGACGACCAGATCTCCGTCGTCGACTACCGCACCGCCAAGGAGGTCGCCCGCATCGACGTCGGCCGCTTCCCGCAGCGGGAGCGGGCCGCCAAGCTGACCCCGGCGGCCATCGCCGCCCTGGACCCCGCCAAGGGCTGA